The genomic DNA CCTTTTGGGGACCTTTTGGGGACGTGGTGAGGACGGGACGCCACCGGGGGCGCACAGCAGTTTGGGGACCTTTTGGGGACTTTTTGGGGACGCATTGAGGACGGGGCACCCCCAGGGGTGCACGGCGATTTGGGGACCTTTTGGGGACGCGTCGAGGGCCCCGGGCTCGCCCTGCAGCCCCGCCGCCTGCGCGGTTTCTGTGGCTTATCTCGGCTCCCGCCTCGTGCCGCGACTTGTCCGCTCTCGCCCGCAGAAAACCTTCACCCCCAACATAATCAGCAGGAAGATCAAGGAAGAGTAAGTGGCATCGTAAGCATTTCCCTGCCTTACCCGGCCCCGTTCGCCCCGGGGCCCACGCTCTGCGGGGTCTCGGCGTGCCAAACGCGCCCGAGAGGGAGCTGCGGtgccggggaggggggcacgggATAAAgctgcctccccccgcccaGGCCCAGAGAGGATGTCGCCGtcaagaaggagaagaaggagcgGGACCGGGACCGGCAGCGCGATGGGcacggccggggccggggccggcccgaGGTCATCCAGTCCCACTCCATCTTCGAGCAGGGCCCCGCCGAAATGATGAAGAAGAAAGGTAGCGGGAGCTGAGGTTTCCCCGGggaggggttttggggggggtcccagccgGCGTGGGGTGAGCCCCGGGTggtcccctgctccccagcaggctCCTGGGACAAGACGGTGGACATGCCGGACTTCGGCCCTTCGCACATCATCAACATcaagaaggagaagagggagaCGGACGAGGAGACGAAGCAGATCCTGCGCATGCTGCAGAAGGACGACGTGAGCggggtttttttgggggggagggggacatCCCCCGAGGTACCGGGGCCGGCGCTGAGCGCCGTCCCCTCTCCCGACCCCGCAGTTCCTGGACGACCCGGGGCTGAAGAACGACATCCGCAACAAGCCGGTGCAGCTGCCGCTCGCCCACTCGGGCTGGCTCTTCaaggaggaggcggcggaggagcaggaggacgcgcagccctggctgcccaaGGAGGACAAGACGGAGCCGGACCCGCCGGTGAAAGGTGCGTGGGGGGTCCCGTGGGCGCATCCAGGGGGTCCCGTGGGTGCAGCtgggacgggacggggacaCCACCCCGCTCCCCGCGCCCACCCTGCGCCTCTCGCCCCGGTGGCAGTGAAGGAAGAGCCGCGCGACGAGGaccccccgcccgcccccaaACCggcgcggggcccccccggctTCCCGCGGGACATCCCGGTGGCCGAGCTGCTGCAGCGGCTGAGCCTGGCGGCCGAGGACgagctgctgttcctgcagctgCCCGACACGCTGCCCGGGCAGCCGCCCACGCAGGACGCCAAGCCCGTCAAGACGGAGCTGCAGACCGAGGAAGggcaggtggtggtggtgaagcaGGAGAAGAGCCAGGTAATAGGGGCGCGGGGcgggtttggggttttttttttttgggggggggggagggggttgttttttttgggggtggttttggggggaGCAGGACGGGGTGGCAGCGTGGCGATGGCATCCCTCGGCGGCAGGAGGCGAGGCAGGCGGAGAACACGTGCACCCTGGCCGACCTCCCCGAGGGGCAGGTGGGGAAGCTGCTGGTCCGCAAGTCGGGGAAggtgcagctggtgctgggcaaGGTGACCCTGGACGTGACCATGGggaccccctgctccttcctgcaggTATTGGGGGGGGCCCTTTTCCACCCCAAACCTAAAGTTTCGTGGCCGCCCCGCTGAGCGGCCGCCCACGGGTGCTTCTCCCTCCCGGCAAGGAGCTGGTGTCGGTCGGCATCGGGGACAGCCGCACGGGCGAGATGATCGTCCTGGGCCACGTGAAGCACAAGCTGGTCTGCTCCCCGGACTTCGAGGCCCTGCTGGAGCACCGCCACCGGTAGCCCCGTGGGGGGGGGCGGCGACTGAGCCaagggtgcccccccccccaccgccccgtGCCTGCGGCGCCCCCCCTGCGGGCTGCGGAGAGGGGTCTGCGGCAGCCGGATGCGACCTCGGTGCTGTGCGCCCTGCGGGGGAgcagctgcggggctgggggctgcagctctgcgcccccccacccccccaaaaaaagagcGGGGGTTGTGGGGTGGGGGATTTGGGGTCCCCCCCAGGCCCTGCGTGCGCCCTGGCGGCGGTGGGACGCTCGTGTGTGGGGAGAAACGCAATAAAAACGGCTTTCCTCCTGCGGGGGGGTCCTCGGCGTggtccccccggccccctcctcagccccccGCTCACCCCGTCCGGCCCTGGGGGGGGTGCgctgggggcagcccctgcctgctggggggggcacggccAGGGCAGCGCCgcggcatggagctggggcaCCCCCTGCAACTGCCCCCTGCCATGTGTAATTGCCTCCTGCCCCCTAAAactgccccctgccctgtgtAGTTGCCCTTTGCAattgcccccagccccctccaaTTGCCCCCTGCCCTGTACAACTGCCCCCTGGCATCACCCAGTGTAACT from Cygnus atratus isolate AKBS03 ecotype Queensland, Australia unplaced genomic scaffold, CAtr_DNAZoo_HiC_assembly HiC_scaffold_315, whole genome shotgun sequence includes the following:
- the POLR3D gene encoding DNA-directed RNA polymerase III subunit RPC4, yielding KTFTPNIISRKIKEEPREDVAVKKEKKERDRDRQRDGHGRGRGRPEVIQSHSIFEQGPAEMMKKKGSWDKTVDMPDFGPSHIINIKKEKRETDEETKQILRMLQKDDFLDDPGLKNDIRNKPVQLPLAHSGWLFKEEAAEEQEDAQPWLPKEDKTEPDPPVKVKEEPRDEDPPPAPKPARGPPGFPRDIPVAELLQRLSLAAEDELLFLQLPDTLPGQPPTQDAKPVKTELQTEEGQVVVVKQEKSQEARQAENTCTLADLPEGQVGKLLVRKSGKVQLVLGKVTLDVTMGTPCSFLQELVSVGIGDSRTGEMIVLGHVKHKLVCSPDFEALLEHRHR